The following proteins come from a genomic window of Solwaraspora sp. WMMA2065:
- a CDS encoding NUDIX domain-containing protein, which produces MTGVPYSFCSSCGARYPADAGWPRSCDHCGQQVWRNPTPVAVAVVPVTTPQGIGVVVQRRDIEPARGELALPGGFIEYGEDWRTAVVRELREETGLAGRSDQVQLYAVRSVPNGASLLIFGVLPPRPAQALPVSAATEEATEWLVVTEPVTLAFPLHTEVLAHYLTDPTDPATLGTLWA; this is translated from the coding sequence GTGACTGGCGTGCCCTACTCGTTCTGTTCGTCGTGCGGTGCCCGCTACCCGGCCGACGCCGGCTGGCCCCGGTCCTGTGACCACTGTGGGCAGCAGGTCTGGCGTAATCCGACACCGGTGGCGGTCGCCGTGGTGCCGGTGACGACTCCACAGGGGATCGGTGTGGTGGTGCAGCGCCGCGACATCGAGCCGGCACGCGGCGAGCTGGCGTTGCCGGGCGGTTTCATCGAGTACGGCGAGGACTGGCGCACCGCGGTGGTCCGCGAGCTGCGCGAGGAGACCGGCCTGGCCGGGCGGTCCGACCAGGTGCAGTTGTACGCCGTACGCAGCGTGCCCAACGGTGCGAGCCTGCTGATCTTCGGGGTGCTGCCGCCCCGACCGGCGCAGGCGTTGCCGGTGTCGGCGGCGACCGAGGAGGCCACCGAGTGGCTGGTGGTGACCGAGCCGGTCACGCTCGCGTTCCCGTTGCACACCGAGGTGCTGGCCCACTACCTGACCGATCCGACGGACCCGGCGACGCTCGGTACCCTGTGGGCGTGA
- a CDS encoding 4'-phosphopantetheinyl transferase superfamily protein yields the protein MIEALLPATAVAREAFDDSVPVTLFPEETAVVGNAVDKRRREFGTARRCAHEALAELGFPGVPVPSGARREPRWPAGVVGSITHCAGYRAAVVARSADLTAVGIDAEPHEPLPSGVLNSITVPDELTWLAASRDSHPQVHWDRLLFCAKEAVYKAWYPLAESWLGFEQAYVEATPGPGAAVAPGLGPAVAPGPGAAVDGDFTARLLVPGPALPDGTPLTGFTGRWLARNGLIVAAISVPAGPDV from the coding sequence ATGATCGAGGCACTGCTGCCAGCCACGGCGGTCGCCCGCGAGGCGTTCGACGACAGCGTCCCGGTCACCCTGTTCCCCGAGGAGACGGCCGTGGTCGGCAACGCGGTGGACAAGCGCCGCCGCGAGTTCGGCACCGCTCGCCGCTGTGCCCACGAAGCTCTCGCCGAGCTGGGCTTCCCCGGCGTACCGGTGCCGTCCGGAGCGCGCCGCGAACCCCGCTGGCCGGCCGGGGTGGTCGGCAGCATCACCCACTGCGCCGGCTACCGCGCGGCGGTGGTGGCCCGGTCGGCCGACCTCACCGCGGTCGGCATCGACGCCGAACCGCACGAACCACTGCCCTCCGGAGTGCTGAACAGCATCACCGTGCCCGACGAACTCACCTGGCTGGCCGCCAGTCGGGACAGCCACCCGCAGGTGCACTGGGACCGGCTGCTGTTCTGCGCCAAGGAGGCCGTCTACAAGGCGTGGTATCCGCTGGCCGAAAGCTGGCTCGGCTTCGAGCAGGCGTACGTCGAGGCGACTCCCGGCCCGGGTGCCGCCGTGGCTCCCGGCCTGGGTCCCGCCGTGGCTCCCGGCCCCGGTGCCGCCGTCGACGGGGACTTCACCGCCCGGCTGCTGGTGCCCGGCCCGGCGCTGCCCGACGGCACGCCGCTGACCGGGTTCACCGGCCGGTGGCTGGCCCGCAACGGCCTGATCGTCGCCGCGATCAGCGTCCCGGCCGGCCCCGACGTCTGA
- a CDS encoding helix-turn-helix domain-containing protein — MHRIAILALDGVIPFDLSTPIEVFGRLRLPDGRAAYQVVVCAATAEVDAGAFTLRPAADLTALATADTVIVPGCADLSAPVPQPVQAALRATADAGTRIASICSGAFVLAAAGLLDGRPATTHWRAAADLAARYPAVRVHPDVLYVDDGQILTSAGAAAGLDLCLHLVRRDHGSAAAADAARLSVMPLERSGGQAQFIPAQAPPAPPEPAIEPLLNWLREQAAEPLTLARIADRAGMSPRTLHRRFREHTGVPPLRWLQEARIRQAQHLLEATDDGVEQISRRVGFGSPTAFRESFKRIVGTSPYAYRGAFRRPGDERSQPTGARRQLGGSSDGRRRAARSSTQPKASTTTTSSTVPTPRMAALPA, encoded by the coding sequence GTGCACCGGATCGCGATCCTCGCCCTCGACGGGGTCATCCCGTTCGACCTGTCCACCCCGATCGAGGTGTTCGGCCGGCTGCGGCTGCCCGACGGCCGGGCCGCGTACCAGGTGGTGGTCTGCGCGGCCACCGCCGAGGTGGACGCCGGCGCGTTCACCCTGCGACCCGCCGCCGACCTGACCGCGCTGGCCACCGCCGACACGGTGATTGTCCCCGGCTGCGCCGATTTGTCGGCCCCGGTGCCGCAGCCGGTGCAGGCCGCGCTGCGTGCCACCGCCGACGCCGGCACCCGGATCGCCTCGATCTGCTCCGGCGCGTTCGTCCTGGCCGCCGCCGGCCTGCTCGACGGGCGACCGGCCACCACCCACTGGCGCGCCGCCGCCGACCTGGCCGCCCGCTACCCGGCCGTCCGGGTCCACCCGGACGTGCTCTACGTCGACGACGGGCAGATCCTCACCTCCGCCGGGGCCGCCGCCGGCCTCGACCTCTGCCTGCATCTGGTCCGCCGCGACCACGGCTCGGCGGCGGCGGCCGACGCCGCCCGGCTGTCGGTGATGCCGCTGGAACGCAGCGGCGGGCAGGCCCAGTTCATCCCCGCCCAGGCACCGCCGGCACCGCCCGAGCCGGCGATCGAACCGCTGCTGAACTGGCTGCGTGAGCAGGCGGCCGAACCGTTGACGTTGGCCCGGATCGCCGACCGGGCCGGCATGAGCCCTCGAACCCTGCACCGACGCTTCCGGGAACACACCGGCGTCCCGCCGCTGCGCTGGTTACAGGAGGCCCGGATCCGGCAGGCCCAGCATCTGCTGGAAGCCACCGACGACGGGGTCGAACAGATCAGCCGCCGGGTCGGCTTCGGTTCACCGACCGCGTTCCGGGAGAGCTTCAAACGGATCGTCGGCACCAGCCCGTACGCCTACCGGGGCGCATTCCGCCGGCCCGGCGACGAACGGAGTCAGCCGACTGGTGCGCGGCGTCAACTGGGTGGTAGCAGTGACGGGCGGCGGCGGGCGGCCAGGTCCTCGACCCAGCCGAAAGCCAGCACCACGACGACCAGCAGCACGGTGCCGACGCCGAGGATGGCCGCCTTACCGGCGTAG
- a CDS encoding DUF4878 domain-containing protein, whose product MSYQPPGPPPPPSPAGPSRGRRTTVIIVAVVLAVVLLCCVGVAGGGFWLYRTVSAATEPARDATTAHFDALSAGDYAGAYQRLCQDRRDALSETEYVQQESAAGQIAGYDIIGVNVSTTNGRTSGAVTVEVTYDGGAQRQETVRLVEENGEWRVCQ is encoded by the coding sequence ATGAGTTACCAACCGCCGGGGCCGCCACCACCGCCGTCACCCGCTGGGCCGAGCCGCGGCCGGCGGACGACCGTGATCATCGTCGCTGTCGTGCTCGCCGTCGTCCTGCTCTGCTGCGTCGGCGTCGCAGGGGGTGGCTTCTGGCTGTACCGGACCGTGTCGGCGGCCACCGAGCCGGCCCGCGACGCCACCACCGCCCACTTCGACGCGCTGTCCGCCGGCGACTACGCCGGTGCCTACCAACGACTGTGTCAGGACCGCCGGGACGCCCTGTCCGAGACGGAGTACGTCCAGCAGGAGTCCGCCGCCGGGCAGATCGCCGGGTACGACATCATCGGCGTCAACGTGTCGACCACCAACGGGCGGACGTCCGGCGCCGTCACCGTCGAAGTCACCTACGACGGTGGCGCGCAGCGGCAGGAGACCGTCAGACTGGTCGAGGAGAACGGCGAATGGCGGGTCTGCCAATGA
- a CDS encoding DUF3817 domain-containing protein, which translates to MSGSLRLLRIAAGVEITTLIVMLANLATVHWPAVSSLLGPTHGAAYLLVVVATAQQPAAPTSTRLLSLLPGVGGLLTLRALAAHRRPAPDAPAQS; encoded by the coding sequence ATGTCGGGCAGTCTGCGGCTGTTGCGGATCGCCGCCGGAGTCGAGATCACCACTCTGATCGTGATGCTGGCCAACCTGGCCACGGTGCACTGGCCGGCCGTGTCGTCGCTGCTCGGCCCGACCCACGGGGCGGCGTACCTGCTGGTGGTCGTCGCCACCGCGCAGCAGCCGGCCGCGCCGACATCGACCCGGCTACTCAGTCTGCTGCCCGGCGTCGGCGGCCTGCTGACGCTGCGGGCACTGGCCGCGCACCGTCGACCGGCACCGGACGCACCGGCGCAGAGTTGA
- a CDS encoding DUF1707 domain-containing protein, with product MSDLPDRLPPDGLRASDADREQVAEVLRAAAAEGRIDLPELDERLGRVYAARTYAELEPLTRDIPRAVSDTVARRGEHGLAPSRPSQWAVAVMSGFDRRGRWVAPGILRAFAFWGGGRIDLREARFDANAIRIRAWAIMGGIEIVVPDDAEVSISGVGLMGDFGQRAAGLGSPGGPRIHINGLAFWGGVSVRRRGRPGR from the coding sequence GTGAGCGACCTTCCTGACCGGCTGCCTCCTGACGGGCTGCGGGCCTCCGACGCCGACCGCGAGCAGGTGGCGGAGGTGCTGCGGGCCGCGGCCGCCGAGGGCCGGATCGATCTGCCCGAGCTGGACGAACGACTCGGCCGGGTGTACGCCGCCCGGACGTACGCGGAGTTGGAGCCGCTGACCCGGGACATTCCCCGTGCGGTGTCCGACACGGTGGCCCGGCGTGGCGAGCACGGCCTGGCGCCGTCGCGTCCGTCGCAGTGGGCGGTCGCGGTGATGAGCGGTTTCGACCGGCGTGGCCGGTGGGTGGCACCGGGCATTCTGCGGGCCTTCGCCTTCTGGGGCGGCGGCCGGATCGACCTGCGGGAGGCGCGGTTCGACGCGAACGCGATCCGGATCCGGGCCTGGGCGATCATGGGCGGGATCGAGATCGTGGTGCCGGACGACGCCGAGGTGTCGATCTCCGGTGTCGGCCTGATGGGCGACTTCGGTCAGCGGGCCGCCGGGCTGGGCAGCCCTGGTGGGCCGAGAATCCACATCAACGGGCTGGCGTTCTGGGGCGGTGTGTCGGTCAGACGTCGGGGCCGGCCGGGACGCTGA
- a CDS encoding family 43 glycosylhydrolase, with the protein MPQRDRPRTAPPRRTALASLAALALTASLLAAGPTTATAAGPTDGLVLWYELDATAGTVATDTSGNDRHGTVHGAAAWSGAEGLGLNGSDTYVDLPDDVLRDLDSVTVAMDVFIDPAQVTPYFIFGMGNTSGGTGDGYLFATGDQFRAAIASGNWSTEQNTRPNPSRNLARGVWKNLTYTQTGNTAVLYEDGVEVGRNTAVTITPASIGDGTTTANYIGRSVYTGDRHLAGRVRDFRIYDRAVTADEAAQIGERAAAAVVAHDAAALDLGDTSRITADLTLPVTGPGGSGIDWTSSDPAVVTTDGTVTRPEVGEPDAQATLTATLRRGTVTDSRSFEVTVLAEFDDARIVADAAAALTVHNVDDVRGNLTLPTAGAAGTAVAWTSSDPAVIATDGTVTRPAAGAGDTTVTLTATVTRNAASATREFTATVPALPAPADRTGYLFSYFTGEGTADGEQVYFALSQGNDPLRWQQLNDGRPVLTSTLGEQGLRDPFIIRSPDGDKFYQIATDLRIHGNGDWDGAQRHGSRSIMVWESTDLVDWTDQRLVQVSPDTAGNTWAPEAYYDPTIGAYVVFWASKLYAADDPDHTGNTYNKMLYATTRDFHTFSEPQVWVDPGYSVIDSTVIDHDGVYYRFTKDERNNSSSTPCSKFILAETSTSLRDTGWDFLADCIGQGVMSQGEGPTIFKSNTEEKWYLFIDEFGGRGYLPFETTDLASGVWTPSSDYALPARPRHGTVLPVTRAEYDALLAAYGPDPGPEPPADGLLLHYEFDEAGGSVATDSSGQGRHGRYERTPAFGTGVDGGSFKMSGGGSGSTTAPYVTIPNGVYAGVTSTTVATWVKWDASSTANQWIYGLGPNSDRYLFSTPRSGGGVLFSAITTGSWQAEKQLRASSALTGDEWKHLAVTVDSATRTAVMYLDGVEIARATDVAVRPSDLHDPTRDYAGYIGRSLYGADPYFAGEVDDFRIYNRALTADEVYALGGDPAAITGATVAQLKVDAIIDADTRRIILPVRPDTDLTALAPELTLAPGATVAPASGTVRDLSTPVTYTVTGADGSTATWTVEARLMRSPVLPGLYADPNIAVFGDRFYLYATTDGFAGWSGTKFSVFSSADLVNWTDHGVILDLETDVDWADNSAWAPTIAERDGKWYFYFSGGKATGDTGKHLGVAVADSPTGPFRDALGEPLVSAGTYSGQMIDPAVFTDDDGRSYLYWGNGASYQVPLNDDMVSFDPTAVRTYRPDGYNEGTFVIKRDGRYYFMWSENDTRSEDYQVAYAVGDSPLGPWGPREGVILRKDLSLGVKGTGHHSVVRIPGTDDWYVAYHRFAIPDGDGTHRETTIDRLRFAADGSIVPVVPTLESVEPIRPVNTAPTVIAVTGAAGPVAAGTEVRVTATFTDAGADDTHRCVLVWGDGTVDAGTVDGSACVAAHTYAEPGVYRPTVTVIDDRDAAHTLAGGYLAVRRTDGGYVAGSGWITSPAGAYVADARVAGRAEFGFVAATGPETTGPGPVALRLRLGEWEFAATSHRGYVVDGPQVRFNGRGTVNGAGDYEYLVGLNDEALREQGKDRFWIRIREAATGTVVYDSRTNASTTALGGGAVVVDVS; encoded by the coding sequence ATGCCGCAGCGGGATCGACCGCGTACCGCCCCACCTCGACGAACAGCCCTGGCGTCGCTCGCCGCCCTCGCCCTCACCGCCAGCCTGCTGGCCGCCGGCCCGACCACCGCCACCGCGGCCGGACCGACCGACGGACTCGTCCTCTGGTACGAACTGGACGCCACCGCCGGAACCGTCGCCACCGACACGTCCGGCAACGACCGGCACGGCACCGTGCACGGTGCCGCCGCCTGGTCCGGCGCCGAAGGGCTCGGCCTCAACGGCAGTGACACGTACGTGGACCTGCCCGACGACGTGCTGCGCGACCTCGACTCGGTCACCGTGGCGATGGACGTGTTCATCGACCCGGCCCAGGTCACCCCGTACTTCATCTTCGGGATGGGCAACACCAGCGGCGGCACCGGCGACGGATACCTGTTCGCCACCGGCGACCAGTTCCGCGCCGCCATCGCCAGCGGCAACTGGTCCACCGAGCAGAACACCCGACCGAACCCGTCCCGCAACCTCGCCCGGGGCGTCTGGAAAAACCTCACCTACACCCAGACCGGCAACACCGCAGTGCTCTACGAAGACGGCGTCGAGGTCGGCCGCAACACCGCGGTCACCATCACCCCGGCGTCGATCGGAGACGGCACCACCACCGCCAACTACATCGGACGCTCGGTCTACACCGGCGACCGCCACCTCGCCGGCCGGGTGCGTGACTTCCGCATCTACGACCGGGCGGTCACCGCCGACGAGGCCGCCCAGATCGGTGAACGCGCGGCCGCCGCGGTCGTCGCCCACGACGCGGCCGCGCTGGATCTCGGCGACACCAGCCGGATCACCGCCGACCTCACCCTGCCGGTCACCGGGCCGGGCGGCTCGGGCATCGACTGGACCTCCAGCGACCCGGCGGTGGTCACCACCGACGGTACGGTGACCCGACCGGAAGTCGGCGAACCAGACGCCCAGGCCACGCTCACCGCCACCCTGCGCCGGGGCACCGTCACCGACAGCAGGAGCTTCGAGGTGACCGTACTGGCTGAATTCGACGACGCACGAATCGTCGCCGACGCCGCCGCCGCGCTGACCGTGCACAACGTCGACGACGTACGCGGCAACCTCACCCTGCCCACGGCGGGGGCCGCCGGCACAGCGGTCGCCTGGACGTCCAGCGACCCGGCGGTGATCGCCACCGACGGCACGGTGACCCGACCAGCGGCCGGAGCCGGCGACACCACCGTCACGCTGACCGCCACCGTCACCCGCAACGCGGCCAGCGCCACCCGCGAGTTCACCGCCACCGTGCCGGCGCTGCCGGCTCCGGCCGACCGCACCGGCTACCTGTTCAGCTACTTCACCGGGGAGGGCACCGCCGACGGCGAGCAGGTCTACTTCGCCCTCAGCCAGGGCAACGACCCGCTGCGCTGGCAGCAGCTCAACGACGGCCGGCCGGTGCTCACCTCGACGCTCGGCGAGCAGGGCCTGCGGGACCCGTTCATCATCCGTTCCCCGGACGGCGACAAGTTCTACCAGATCGCCACCGACCTGCGGATCCACGGCAACGGCGACTGGGACGGCGCGCAGCGCCACGGCAGCAGGTCGATCATGGTGTGGGAATCCACCGACCTGGTCGACTGGACCGACCAGCGCCTCGTGCAGGTCTCCCCCGACACCGCCGGCAACACCTGGGCGCCGGAGGCGTACTACGACCCGACGATCGGCGCGTACGTCGTCTTTTGGGCGTCCAAGCTGTACGCGGCCGACGACCCGGACCACACCGGGAACACCTACAACAAGATGTTGTACGCCACCACCCGCGACTTCCACACCTTCTCCGAACCGCAGGTGTGGGTCGACCCCGGCTACTCGGTCATCGACTCGACGGTGATCGACCACGACGGCGTCTACTACCGGTTCACCAAGGACGAACGCAACAACTCGTCGTCGACGCCGTGCAGCAAGTTCATCCTGGCCGAGACGTCGACGTCACTGCGCGACACCGGCTGGGACTTCCTGGCCGACTGCATCGGCCAGGGCGTGATGTCCCAGGGTGAAGGACCCACCATCTTCAAGTCGAACACCGAGGAGAAGTGGTACCTGTTCATCGACGAGTTCGGTGGGCGCGGCTACCTCCCGTTCGAGACCACCGACCTCGCCTCCGGGGTATGGACGCCGTCGAGCGACTACGCGCTGCCGGCCAGGCCCCGGCACGGCACCGTACTGCCGGTCACCCGGGCCGAGTACGACGCGCTGCTCGCCGCGTACGGACCGGACCCGGGGCCGGAGCCGCCGGCCGACGGACTGCTGCTGCACTACGAGTTCGACGAGGCCGGCGGCAGTGTCGCCACCGACTCGTCCGGGCAGGGCCGGCACGGCCGCTACGAGCGGACCCCGGCGTTCGGCACCGGCGTCGACGGCGGCTCGTTCAAGATGAGCGGCGGCGGCAGCGGCTCGACCACCGCGCCGTACGTGACGATCCCCAACGGGGTGTACGCCGGGGTCACCAGCACCACCGTGGCGACCTGGGTCAAATGGGACGCCTCCAGCACCGCCAACCAGTGGATCTACGGACTCGGTCCAAACAGCGACCGCTACCTGTTCAGCACGCCGCGCAGCGGCGGCGGGGTGCTGTTCTCAGCGATCACCACCGGCAGTTGGCAGGCCGAGAAGCAGCTGCGGGCGTCGTCGGCGCTGACCGGCGACGAATGGAAGCACCTCGCGGTGACCGTCGACTCGGCCACCCGTACCGCCGTCATGTATCTCGACGGGGTCGAGATCGCCCGGGCCACCGACGTAGCGGTCCGCCCGTCGGACCTGCACGACCCGACCCGCGACTACGCTGGCTACATCGGACGCTCGCTGTACGGCGCGGACCCGTACTTCGCAGGGGAGGTGGACGACTTCCGGATCTACAACCGGGCGTTGACCGCCGACGAGGTGTACGCCCTGGGCGGCGACCCGGCGGCGATCACCGGCGCCACCGTGGCGCAGCTCAAGGTGGACGCCATCATCGACGCCGACACCCGACGGATCATCCTGCCGGTCCGGCCGGACACCGACCTGACCGCCCTGGCCCCGGAGCTCACCCTGGCCCCCGGCGCCACCGTCGCGCCGGCATCGGGCACCGTACGGGACCTGAGCACACCGGTGACGTACACGGTCACCGGCGCCGACGGCTCCACGGCGACCTGGACCGTCGAGGCCCGGCTGATGCGTTCGCCGGTGCTGCCCGGCCTGTACGCCGACCCGAACATCGCGGTGTTCGGCGACCGGTTCTACCTCTACGCCACCACCGACGGGTTCGCCGGCTGGAGCGGCACGAAGTTCTCGGTGTTCTCCTCGGCGGACCTGGTGAACTGGACCGACCACGGGGTCATCCTGGACCTGGAGACCGACGTCGACTGGGCGGACAACAGTGCCTGGGCGCCGACGATCGCCGAACGCGACGGCAAGTGGTACTTCTACTTCAGTGGCGGGAAGGCCACCGGCGACACCGGCAAGCACCTGGGTGTCGCGGTCGCCGACTCACCGACCGGGCCGTTCCGCGACGCGCTCGGCGAGCCGCTGGTGTCGGCCGGGACGTACTCCGGCCAGATGATCGACCCGGCGGTGTTCACCGACGACGACGGCCGGTCCTACCTGTACTGGGGCAACGGCGCCTCCTACCAGGTGCCGCTGAACGACGACATGGTGTCGTTCGACCCGACCGCGGTGCGCACCTACCGGCCGGACGGCTACAACGAGGGCACCTTCGTGATCAAGCGTGACGGCCGTTACTACTTCATGTGGTCGGAGAACGACACCCGCAGCGAGGACTACCAGGTGGCGTACGCCGTCGGTGACTCGCCGCTCGGGCCGTGGGGTCCCCGGGAGGGTGTCATCCTGCGCAAGGACCTGTCGTTGGGCGTCAAGGGCACCGGGCACCACTCGGTGGTACGGATCCCCGGCACCGACGACTGGTACGTCGCGTACCACCGGTTCGCGATCCCGGACGGGGACGGCACCCACCGGGAGACGACCATCGACCGGCTGCGCTTCGCCGCCGACGGCTCCATCGTCCCGGTGGTGCCGACCCTGGAGAGCGTCGAGCCGATCCGGCCGGTCAACACCGCGCCGACGGTGATCGCCGTCACCGGTGCGGCCGGGCCGGTCGCCGCCGGCACCGAGGTCAGGGTCACCGCGACGTTCACCGACGCCGGCGCGGACGACACGCACCGGTGCGTGCTGGTCTGGGGCGACGGCACCGTCGACGCCGGCACGGTCGACGGGTCGGCCTGCGTCGCGGCGCACACGTACGCCGAACCGGGTGTGTACCGGCCGACGGTCACGGTGATCGACGACCGGGATGCCGCGCACACTCTGGCCGGCGGGTATCTGGCGGTACGCCGGACCGACGGCGGGTACGTGGCCGGCTCCGGCTGGATCACCTCACCGGCCGGGGCGTACGTCGCCGACGCGCGGGTGGCCGGGCGGGCCGAGTTCGGGTTCGTTGCGGCCACCGGCCCGGAGACGACCGGGCCAGGTCCGGTGGCGCTGCGGTTGCGCCTCGGCGAGTGGGAGTTCGCCGCCACCAGCCACCGTGGGTACGTCGTCGACGGTCCACAGGTGCGGTTCAACGGCCGGGGGACGGTCAACGGCGCCGGCGACTACGAGTACCTGGTCGGGTTGAACGACGAGGCGCTGCGGGAGCAGGGCAAGGACCGGTTCTGGATCCGGATCCGGGAGGCGGCCACCGGGACGGTCGTCTACGACAGCCGGACCAACGCCAGCACAACCGCGCTCGGCGGCGGAGCGGTCGTCGTCGACGTCTCGTGA
- a CDS encoding acetamidase/formamidase family protein translates to MRHTLEPNTRTLHGYFSPDYPPVLTIDPGDTVTVRTLDCWWSAGPYAGGPHDQRPRHAAYRPGFGHALVGPIAVRGARPGTTLSVRIDEVLPAEWGTTLAGSALTPHSERYGIAGTETVHTWQLDPAAGTGRNQLGHTVTLRPFLGVLGMPPAQPGEHSTIPPRRCGGNLDCKDLVAGSTLLLPVTVDGALFSVGDGHAAQGDGEICGTAIECLMDRVQLTFDLVDDRPLTGPVARVDGAWLTLGLGDTLDTAAADALDAMITLMSRRHGLSRGDAVALASVVVDVRVTQIVNGVVGVHARLADDALR, encoded by the coding sequence ATGCGGCACACCCTGGAGCCGAACACCCGGACCCTGCACGGCTACTTCTCACCCGACTATCCGCCGGTGCTCACCATCGACCCCGGCGACACGGTCACCGTCCGTACCCTGGACTGCTGGTGGTCGGCCGGTCCGTACGCCGGCGGGCCGCACGACCAGCGGCCCCGGCACGCGGCGTACCGGCCGGGGTTCGGTCATGCGCTGGTCGGGCCGATCGCGGTGCGCGGCGCCCGGCCCGGGACGACCCTGTCGGTACGGATCGACGAGGTGCTGCCGGCCGAGTGGGGCACCACGTTGGCCGGCAGCGCGTTGACCCCACACAGCGAGCGGTACGGGATCGCCGGCACCGAGACGGTGCACACCTGGCAGCTGGACCCGGCCGCCGGCACCGGACGCAACCAGCTCGGCCACACCGTGACGTTGCGGCCGTTCCTCGGGGTGCTCGGCATGCCGCCGGCGCAGCCCGGCGAGCATTCGACGATCCCGCCCCGGCGCTGCGGCGGCAACCTGGACTGCAAGGACCTGGTCGCCGGCAGCACCCTGCTGCTGCCGGTCACGGTCGACGGCGCGCTGTTCTCCGTCGGCGACGGCCACGCCGCCCAGGGCGACGGCGAGATCTGCGGTACGGCGATCGAATGCCTGATGGACCGGGTCCAGCTCACCTTCGATCTGGTCGACGACCGGCCGCTGACCGGCCCGGTGGCCCGGGTCGACGGTGCCTGGCTGACCCTCGGCCTGGGCGACACCCTCGACACTGCGGCCGCCGACGCGCTCGACGCGATGATCACCCTGATGTCCCGCCGGCACGGGCTGTCCCGGGGCGACGCGGTCGCCCTGGCCAGCGTCGTCGTCGACGTACGGGTGACGCAGATCGTCAACGGCGTCGTCGGCGTGCACGCCCGGCTCGCCGACGACGCACTCCGCTGA